One part of the Sorangiineae bacterium MSr11954 genome encodes these proteins:
- a CDS encoding helix-turn-helix domain-containing protein: MAEAHPLELRARVVEAYEAGDGSYAVIAARFRIGEASVKRWVRRGRRGVPLGADPKRGGTPSPIGQGDVDALVAKLRDATANEITAEFNRLRPRGARVHVSSMKRALHRYGYVIKKNADGRWSVSDPTS; this comes from the coding sequence ATGGCGGAAGCGCACCCTCTTGAATTGAGAGCCAGGGTCGTCGAGGCGTACGAAGCTGGCGACGGAAGCTATGCGGTAATTGCCGCTCGATTTCGTATCGGTGAGGCGAGCGTCAAGCGGTGGGTTCGTCGAGGGCGTCGTGGCGTGCCGCTCGGCGCCGACCCGAAGCGAGGTGGAACGCCGTCCCCGATCGGCCAGGGCGACGTTGATGCGCTTGTTGCGAAGCTGCGCGATGCGACCGCTAACGAGATTACGGCGGAGTTCAATCGGCTTCGCCCGCGGGGCGCGCGAGTTCATGTGTCCAGCATGAAGCGCGCGCTGCATCGGTATGGGTACGTCATCAAAAAAAACGCCGACGGCCGTTGGAGTGTCAGCGACCCGACGTCATAG
- the istA gene encoding IS21 family transposase, giving the protein MSERVSMRKVREVLRLKFECGRSHAEIAASVAIGETTVGDYLARARAAGLAWAEARLLSDAEVEGRLFHDGGRNEPPSRVPIDFAWVHRELSRPAVTLQTLWVEYRDGAMGQAPLKAYEYSRFCALYAQWKKKLSVVMRQVHRAGEKMFIDYSGRKPHVVHPSTGEVYEVELFVAVLGASNYTYAEATRTQKVADFVGSTIRAFEYFGCVPEVVVPDQLRSAVSGPDRYEPDINPTYLEMAQHYGVTVIPARPRKPRDKAKVEGGVLIAQRWILAALRNRTFFSPGELNVAVRELLEQLNKRPFQKLEGCRHSAFETIDKPAMRPLPAHRYQIAKWRKVKVNIDYCVDYEHRLYSVPYTMVGAEVEIRATATSVEILHQSERVASHVRSYGPKGTAVICDEHRPREHRDYGKWPPERVVAWAESIGDQVGEFARRALGQRTHPETGYRTCLGVIRLADRYGKARVNAACARALSIGSPTCKSVTAILKNGLDRAPRVEPPTRAPIAHEHIRGASYFDTEDERDPGRNDSEARRDEAARDGTDGARDARVSPDGTPLH; this is encoded by the coding sequence ATGTCGGAGCGAGTGTCCATGCGGAAGGTCCGAGAAGTTCTCAGATTGAAGTTCGAGTGCGGGCGCAGCCACGCCGAGATCGCGGCGTCGGTGGCAATCGGTGAGACGACCGTCGGCGATTACCTGGCGCGCGCACGTGCCGCGGGGCTCGCGTGGGCGGAGGCCCGGTTGCTGAGCGACGCCGAGGTGGAGGGGCGGTTGTTCCACGATGGTGGCCGTAACGAGCCGCCGTCGCGCGTGCCGATCGATTTCGCGTGGGTGCATCGAGAGCTGTCGCGTCCGGCGGTCACGTTGCAAACGTTGTGGGTCGAGTACCGCGATGGGGCGATGGGTCAGGCACCGCTCAAAGCCTACGAATACAGCCGCTTTTGCGCCTTGTATGCCCAGTGGAAGAAGAAGCTGAGCGTCGTCATGCGCCAGGTGCATCGTGCCGGCGAAAAGATGTTCATCGATTACTCAGGGAGAAAGCCACACGTCGTCCATCCATCGACCGGAGAGGTTTACGAAGTCGAGCTGTTCGTCGCGGTGCTCGGCGCGAGCAACTATACGTACGCCGAGGCGACGCGCACGCAGAAGGTCGCCGACTTCGTCGGCTCGACGATCCGCGCCTTCGAGTACTTCGGCTGCGTCCCCGAGGTCGTCGTGCCCGATCAACTTCGCAGCGCCGTTTCGGGGCCGGATCGGTACGAGCCGGACATCAACCCGACCTACCTCGAGATGGCGCAGCACTACGGCGTAACGGTGATTCCGGCGCGGCCGAGAAAGCCGAGGGACAAAGCGAAGGTCGAGGGAGGCGTTTTGATCGCGCAGCGGTGGATCCTCGCGGCGCTCCGGAATCGGACTTTCTTCTCACCCGGTGAGCTCAATGTGGCGGTCCGCGAGCTGCTCGAGCAGCTCAACAAGCGCCCGTTTCAAAAGCTCGAAGGATGCCGGCACTCGGCCTTCGAGACGATCGACAAGCCCGCCATGCGCCCTCTGCCCGCTCACCGCTACCAGATCGCGAAGTGGCGAAAGGTGAAGGTCAATATTGATTACTGCGTCGACTACGAGCACCGACTGTACAGCGTGCCGTACACGATGGTGGGGGCCGAGGTGGAGATTCGTGCAACCGCGACGAGTGTCGAGATCCTGCACCAGAGCGAGCGCGTGGCGTCCCACGTGCGCAGTTATGGTCCGAAGGGCACGGCGGTGATCTGCGACGAACACCGGCCACGCGAGCACCGCGACTATGGCAAGTGGCCGCCCGAGCGCGTGGTCGCGTGGGCCGAGAGCATTGGCGATCAGGTCGGTGAATTCGCGCGTCGGGCTCTCGGGCAGCGTACGCACCCAGAGACCGGATACCGTACCTGCCTCGGGGTGATTCGGCTCGCCGACCGATACGGCAAGGCTCGCGTGAATGCGGCGTGTGCTCGTGCGCTGAGCATCGGCAGCCCCACGTGCAAGAGCGTGACGGCGATTCTCAAAAATGGCCTCGACCGCGCGCCGCGGGTCGAGCCCCCAACTCGAGCGCCCATCGCGCACGAGCACATTCGCGGCGCAAGCTACTTCGATACGGAGGATGAACGTGATCCTGGAAGAAACGATTCAGAAGCTCGTCGAGATGAAGCTGCACGTGATGGCACAGACGGTGCGCGAGATGCACGCGTCTCCCCCGACGGAACCCCTCTCCACTGA
- the istB gene encoding IS21-like element helper ATPase IstB — MILEETIQKLVEMKLHVMAQTVREMHASPPTEPLSTDEVIGMMIDREWVARENKRLERLLKDARIPNGVSLEELSCEAGRGVDRSFARTLGACHWVRAKQNVIVVGATGGGKSFLGAALAQAACRQGFRALCIRTSRLLEQLAVARAAGTYAQALARIAKMSVLVLDDFLLSPMTEIERRDLLEVLEDRYDQSSTVITSQLPTKTWHQAIGEATMADAICDRLVHNAHVVTLRGGSMRKKKAIAPEVTETKT, encoded by the coding sequence GTGATCCTGGAAGAAACGATTCAGAAGCTCGTCGAGATGAAGCTGCACGTGATGGCACAGACGGTGCGCGAGATGCACGCGTCTCCCCCGACGGAACCCCTCTCCACTGACGAGGTGATCGGGATGATGATCGACCGCGAATGGGTGGCACGGGAAAACAAGCGACTCGAACGTTTGCTCAAAGACGCCCGAATACCCAATGGCGTGAGCCTCGAAGAGCTATCGTGCGAAGCAGGCCGCGGTGTCGACCGCTCCTTCGCGCGTACGCTCGGGGCTTGCCACTGGGTCCGAGCGAAACAGAACGTGATCGTGGTCGGAGCAACGGGAGGCGGAAAGAGCTTTCTCGGTGCAGCCCTCGCCCAAGCGGCGTGCCGGCAAGGCTTTCGGGCGCTCTGCATTCGCACGTCGCGCCTGCTGGAGCAGCTCGCCGTCGCGCGTGCCGCGGGCACCTACGCCCAGGCGCTCGCGCGCATCGCGAAGATGTCGGTCCTCGTGCTCGACGATTTTCTGTTGTCGCCGATGACGGAGATCGAGCGGCGCGATCTGCTCGAAGTGCTGGAGGATCGGTACGACCAATCGTCGACGGTGATCACGTCGCAACTTCCGACGAAAACTTGGCATCAAGCCATCGGCGAAGCGACAATGGCGGACGCCATCTGCGACCGCCTCGTGCACAACGCCCACGTGGTGACCCTTCGGGGCGGCTCGATGCGGAAGAAGAAGGCGATTGCCCCCGAGGTGACCGAAACGAAAACCTGA